ACCGACCGCTCCCGGCGGCGCCAGGCCGGCGGTCGCCGGGCCGTTACGCCGTCGTTAAATAGCTCGCAGATATATTGTACGGGTCACTGCACTACAGACCGTCGGGCTGGTATAATCCCTCCTCCCACCGGCGCGTTTACCAGCGGATATCATCGGAGTCACCTTGGCCAAACTCGACCTCGACAACAAGAGCCTCTACTGGAATATCTGGCAACTGGCCTGGCCCGCGGCCCTGGCCGGGATCCTGATGAACTTCGCCCACATCGTCGACCGCATCTTCATCGGCTCCCTGGGGGTGGATCAGGTGACGGCTTCGGGGTTCGCCGGCAGTGTGGTGTGGTTCGTCTTCTCCTTCATCCAAATCGTCGCCGCCGGCGCCGTGGCCATCGTCGCCCGCCACTGGGGCGCCGAGGAGTTCGAGGAGGCCGAGGCCTCGGGCCACCGGGCGGTCTGGCTGGCGGCGGGGCTGGGTTTCGTCTTCACCGTCATCGTCTATCTGACCGCCCCCCTGCTGATCGGTTTCTACCAGCCCACCGCGGCCCAGTATCCGATGGCCGTCGACTACCTGCGGATCTTCTCCCCGGGCTTCGGCCTGATGATGGTGGCCTTCACCATTCACTCCGCCTTCTCCGGCTCCGGGGACACCCGCACCGGGATGTTCGCCTTCGTCAGCATCAACGGGATCAACGTCCTGCTCAACTGGCTGCTGATCTTCGGCCACTGGGGCTTCCCCGCCCTGGGCATCCGTGGCGCCGCCCTGGCCACCACCATCAGCCACGCCCTGGGGACCGGGGTGATCCTGCTGGCCTACGGCCTGCGCTGGAGCAACCTCTCCCTCAGGGGCTTTTTCGGCAACCGGCCCCGCTGGCCGGCGATCAAACGCTTCCTGCGCATCGGACTGCCGGCAACCGGGCAGTCGATAACCCGGCCGCTGACCGGGATGGTGATGATGGCCCTGGCCAGCCGGCTGACGACGCCCCTGCCCGGCGGCGGCGTGGCCAATTTCGTCGCCACCGCCTTCACCATCGGGATGACAGCCCTGTCCTTCGGCCAGTTCTTCGCCCAGGGCCTGATGGCCGCCCCGGCACCCCTGGTGGGCCAGTTCCTCGGCCGTGACGAACCCCGGCGGGCCCGGGAGGCCGCCAACAAGGTCAGCGTCATCGGCGTGGTGATCCAGCTCTTCGTCGCGGCGCTGTTCATCTTCTTCGGCCGCGAGCTGGCCTCGATCTTCCTCTCCGGCGGCAACGACTACGCCACCCGACATGTGCTGGACATGGCACACCACTACCTGATTTTCATCGGTCTGGGCTCGATCATCAGCGTGCTGGCCTGGA
This Candidatus Coatesbacteria bacterium DNA region includes the following protein-coding sequences:
- a CDS encoding MATE family efflux transporter encodes the protein MIGVTLAKLDLDNKSLYWNIWQLAWPAALAGILMNFAHIVDRIFIGSLGVDQVTASGFAGSVVWFVFSFIQIVAAGAVAIVARHWGAEEFEEAEASGHRAVWLAAGLGFVFTVIVYLTAPLLIGFYQPTAAQYPMAVDYLRIFSPGFGLMMVAFTIHSAFSGSGDTRTGMFAFVSINGINVLLNWLLIFGHWGFPALGIRGAALATTISHALGTGVILLAYGLRWSNLSLRGFFGNRPRWPAIKRFLRIGLPATGQSITRPLTGMVMMALASRLTTPLPGGGVANFVATAFTIGMTALSFGQFFAQGLMAAPAPLVGQFLGRDEPRRAREAANKVSVIGVVIQLFVAALFIFFGRELASIFLSGGNDYATRHVLDMAHHYLIFIGLGSIISVLAWTYGGAFRGAGDTKPPMWGAIIANAAVKIPAAALGVFVFGWHDYSIWLAVFLSQIVEGLYIWLRFRQNHWMEVELA